A genomic region of Candidatus Eisenbacteria bacterium contains the following coding sequences:
- a CDS encoding restriction endonuclease subunit S yields the protein MVGWKTARLRDVCQIKPPKKEARQRLADTDLVSFVPMNNLGKQQKDLVLNAERELREVNGSYTYFADNDVLLAKITPCFENGKLGIARNLKNGIGFGSSEFIVFRSNGDIDPEFLFYFLSQDSFRDAGARLMTGAVGHKRVPKEFIENYPILVPPIPEQGWIVAILDEAFAAIEIATKNAEKSLANARELFKSHLKANFTPQNSGWSEKRFEDVCVLQRGFDLPKRLRDNGEYPLLSSSGPIDTHVEARVAGPGVVVGRSGSVGSVFFVEEDFWPLNTVLYVKNFRNNDPEFVYWFLMQFGLQDYAGGAGVPTLNRNHVHDVLVTVPSDLREQGKLVARINGMRLQTDSFRMIFDQKLDLLEKLKQSILHKAFTGELTADSKSVDRALSEAGV from the coding sequence ATGGTTGGATGGAAGACGGCACGACTCAGAGATGTCTGCCAAATCAAGCCTCCAAAGAAGGAGGCTAGGCAAAGACTCGCAGATACCGATCTTGTGTCATTCGTCCCTATGAACAATTTGGGCAAACAACAGAAGGATTTGGTTCTTAACGCCGAGCGAGAGCTTCGGGAAGTAAACGGAAGCTACACATATTTTGCTGATAACGATGTCCTTTTGGCAAAAATCACACCTTGTTTTGAAAATGGCAAGCTTGGCATTGCGCGTAACTTGAAAAATGGCATTGGATTTGGCTCTAGCGAATTTATCGTTTTTCGATCGAATGGAGATATTGATCCAGAGTTTTTGTTCTACTTTCTTTCTCAGGATAGTTTTCGAGACGCTGGCGCACGATTAATGACCGGGGCTGTAGGTCATAAACGTGTCCCGAAAGAGTTTATAGAGAATTATCCTATTTTGGTACCCCCTATACCCGAGCAGGGATGGATCGTGGCAATTCTCGACGAGGCGTTCGCGGCGATTGAAATAGCAACAAAGAATGCCGAGAAGAGCCTCGCCAATGCTCGGGAGTTGTTTAAGAGCCATTTGAAGGCAAATTTCACGCCTCAAAATAGTGGCTGGTCCGAAAAGCGATTTGAAGATGTCTGTGTGCTTCAGAGGGGTTTTGATCTTCCAAAACGTCTGCGGGATAACGGTGAATATCCTTTATTAAGCTCTAGTGGTCCGATTGATACACATGTTGAGGCAAGGGTTGCTGGTCCTGGAGTCGTGGTTGGTCGAAGCGGTAGTGTTGGTAGTGTCTTCTTTGTTGAGGAAGACTTTTGGCCTCTGAACACGGTTCTGTACGTTAAGAATTTTAGAAACAATGATCCCGAATTCGTTTATTGGTTCCTAATGCAGTTCGGTTTGCAGGATTATGCAGGTGGCGCTGGAGTTCCCACTCTTAATCGAAATCATGTTCATGATGTTCTGGTCACCGTTCCGTCCGATCTTCGTGAACAAGGAAAGCTAGTCGCTCGCATCAATGGGATGCGTTTGCAAACGGATAGTTTTAGAATGATTTTTGATCAAAAACTCGATTTGCTCGAAAAACTCAAGCAATCCATCCTGCACAAAGCCTTCACCGGTGAGTTAACCGCTGACTCTAAATCTGTTGACCGCGCATTGTCGGAGGCCGGTGTATGA